The Echinicola rosea genome has a segment encoding these proteins:
- a CDS encoding DUF6298 domain-containing protein: protein MIGIQNSGRRFFQNFVVLGLLVLWPCLVMARQDQNPISRQDDRLHYKKDERGNRIVDFSYCGFRASEEGIPSIPAKVVLSPSEGDMTQRIQSALDYTGQLPADKNGFRGAVLLEPGTYQVGGQLVFRHSGVILRGSGQGKTTVVGAGKTRETLIRVLGKDDRRFGDTLNITNDYVPVNAQEVRLDGEIATGQTVLVVRPSTQAWIDTLQMVDFGGETGWIGWKPGGHNQYWDRTIAKTSEGILSFEVPLTTAIDQKYGGGYVVTYQWPGRIENVGIENLTMRSTYDQANPKDEDHRWSAISMENVQDAWVRQVDFRHFAGSAVAINQTGRRITVEDCRSLAPVSEIGGERRNTFFTEGQQTLFQRCYSEFGYHDFSTGLATAGPNAFVQCKAYLPHSFSGAQQGWASGVLFDIVRIDGHALVFANRMQEGRGAGWTAANSVFWQCDAAEIRNYSPPTAQNWAFGAWAQFEGNGQWVETNNHVNPRSLYYAQLEDRLGDLPMDPFLMPVGSEPSSSPTVEQAEEMTILAREPLLTMEEWIRQAAERNPIDTKASQAKAFSDLKIDIEKAEKTTAPPVVIESGRLTWNGQLLTGQTQTVQWWRGSLRPRDVERARPHVTRFVPGRYGTGYTDLIPEVVATMKAEGSVALDHNYGLWYERRRDDHERVRRLDPDVWPPFYEQPFARSGQGEAWDRLSKYDLTKFNHFYWSRLDQFADLAEQEGILLMHQNYFQHNILEAGAHWADSPWRAANNINDTGFPEPPPYAGDKRIFMDEYFYDVDHPQRRNLHRKFIRQCLGNFADNSNVLQFTSAEYTGPLHFTQFWFDVIGEWEAETANDALIALSATKDVQDSILADPVRSKLVDVIDIRYWHPAEEGDYTPQGGKHMAPRQHARKMKQGKESPEAIYEGIRRYRKKFPEKAVIYSTPAGSRMGWAVLFAGGSLPNLPEVDEPAWKESLATMKPVEEGSGNWSMKNEKGDVLIYWSLMDKAGNTDFSDQIPEDGELLVIHSGSGEIIKRGVSPKEMNTGLSLEVEGPVVLWIKGK from the coding sequence TTGATAGGAATTCAAAATTCTGGAAGAAGGTTCTTCCAGAATTTTGTGGTACTTGGCCTGTTGGTCCTTTGGCCGTGTTTGGTCATGGCACGGCAGGATCAGAACCCCATTAGCCGCCAAGATGACCGTCTTCATTATAAAAAAGATGAAAGAGGAAACAGGATAGTTGATTTTTCTTACTGTGGCTTTCGGGCCAGTGAGGAAGGTATTCCCAGTATTCCTGCAAAGGTGGTGTTAAGCCCATCAGAGGGGGACATGACGCAACGTATCCAATCCGCACTGGACTATACTGGGCAGTTGCCTGCTGATAAGAATGGCTTTCGGGGAGCCGTGTTGCTGGAGCCGGGGACATATCAGGTGGGCGGGCAGTTGGTGTTTCGCCATTCAGGCGTGATCCTAAGGGGAAGCGGACAGGGAAAGACCACAGTGGTCGGCGCGGGCAAGACCCGAGAAACACTCATCAGGGTACTGGGAAAGGATGATCGCAGATTTGGTGATACCCTAAACATCACCAATGACTATGTTCCTGTCAATGCACAGGAAGTTAGGTTAGATGGTGAGATCGCCACTGGCCAAACGGTCTTGGTGGTGCGCCCATCGACCCAAGCGTGGATCGATACGCTTCAAATGGTGGATTTTGGCGGTGAAACCGGCTGGATCGGCTGGAAACCCGGCGGACATAACCAATATTGGGACAGGACAATAGCGAAAACCTCAGAAGGAATATTGTCCTTCGAAGTTCCTTTGACAACTGCCATTGACCAAAAATATGGTGGAGGATATGTGGTGACCTATCAGTGGCCAGGGAGAATAGAAAATGTGGGGATAGAAAACCTGACCATGCGATCTACCTATGATCAGGCAAACCCAAAGGATGAGGATCACCGGTGGTCGGCAATCTCGATGGAGAATGTTCAGGATGCTTGGGTGCGTCAAGTAGATTTCCGCCATTTTGCGGGATCTGCCGTGGCCATAAACCAAACCGGAAGGAGGATCACCGTGGAGGATTGCCGCTCGTTGGCTCCTGTGTCAGAAATAGGCGGTGAGCGCCGCAACACCTTTTTTACCGAAGGACAGCAGACCCTTTTCCAACGCTGCTATTCCGAATTTGGCTACCATGATTTCAGCACCGGTCTGGCTACTGCAGGCCCCAATGCATTTGTGCAATGCAAAGCGTACTTGCCCCACAGTTTCAGCGGTGCCCAGCAGGGATGGGCCTCTGGAGTGCTGTTTGACATCGTGCGAATCGATGGTCATGCATTGGTTTTTGCGAACCGTATGCAAGAAGGCCGTGGTGCTGGATGGACTGCGGCCAACAGTGTCTTCTGGCAATGTGATGCGGCGGAAATCAGAAACTACAGTCCTCCTACCGCCCAAAACTGGGCCTTTGGTGCTTGGGCGCAATTTGAGGGTAATGGGCAGTGGGTCGAGACCAATAATCATGTCAATCCCCGCAGCCTTTACTATGCCCAGTTGGAAGACCGCTTGGGGGATTTGCCCATGGATCCTTTTCTTATGCCAGTGGGCTCCGAACCAAGCAGCAGTCCAACGGTGGAACAAGCTGAAGAAATGACCATTTTGGCTAGGGAACCTTTATTGACCATGGAGGAGTGGATTCGACAAGCAGCGGAGAGAAACCCCATAGATACCAAGGCTTCGCAGGCTAAGGCCTTTTCCGATTTAAAAATTGATATAGAAAAAGCCGAAAAAACTACCGCTCCCCCTGTGGTGATCGAGAGTGGGAGGCTCACCTGGAATGGTCAGCTCCTCACCGGCCAGACCCAAACTGTCCAATGGTGGAGGGGAAGCCTGCGTCCACGGGATGTAGAGCGGGCACGCCCGCATGTAACACGGTTTGTACCGGGAAGGTACGGAACGGGTTATACAGACTTGATCCCTGAAGTAGTGGCCACCATGAAAGCGGAAGGCAGTGTAGCCCTGGATCACAATTATGGGCTGTGGTATGAGCGAAGAAGAGATGACCATGAGCGGGTCAGGAGACTTGATCCCGATGTATGGCCGCCGTTTTATGAGCAACCTTTTGCCCGTAGTGGACAAGGAGAAGCTTGGGACAGGCTAAGCAAATACGATCTGACCAAATTCAACCATTTCTACTGGAGCAGGCTGGATCAATTTGCCGATCTGGCGGAACAGGAAGGTATCCTGCTGATGCACCAAAATTACTTCCAGCACAACATCCTAGAAGCAGGGGCCCATTGGGCGGATTCTCCTTGGCGAGCTGCCAACAACATCAATGATACTGGCTTCCCGGAGCCACCACCTTATGCAGGTGACAAACGGATCTTTATGGATGAATATTTCTATGATGTCGATCATCCGCAACGAAGGAATCTGCATCGGAAATTTATCCGGCAGTGTTTAGGGAATTTTGCAGATAATAGCAATGTGTTGCAGTTTACCAGTGCCGAATACACGGGGCCACTGCACTTTACGCAATTCTGGTTTGATGTGATCGGGGAATGGGAAGCGGAGACCGCAAACGATGCCCTGATCGCACTGAGTGCCACGAAAGATGTGCAGGATTCCATTTTGGCCGATCCGGTAAGGAGCAAGTTGGTGGATGTAATCGACATTCGCTATTGGCATCCTGCCGAGGAGGGCGATTATACACCGCAGGGAGGAAAACACATGGCACCTCGCCAGCACGCAAGAAAAATGAAGCAAGGCAAAGAGTCTCCAGAGGCCATTTACGAAGGTATCAGAAGGTACCGTAAAAAATTCCCCGAGAAAGCCGTCATTTATTCTACGCCAGCCGGTAGCCGGATGGGCTGGGCAGTGCTATTTGCGGGAGGTTCCTTGCCCAATTTACCCGAAGTGGATGAGCCGGCTTGGAAAGAAAGTTTGGCCACCATGAAACCAGTGGAAGAGGGCAGTGGGAATTGGTCGATGAAGAATGAAAAAGGAGATGTGTTGATCTATTGGTCATTAATGGATAAGGCCGGAAATACGGATTTTTCTGATCAAATTCCGGAAGATGGAGAATTGCTGGTCATCCACTCCGGAAGTGGGGAAATAATCAAAAGAGGGGTAAGCCCTAAAGAAATGAATACTGGTCTGTCGTTAGAAGTCGAAGGTCCCGTTGTCCTGTGGATTAAGGGGAAATAA
- a CDS encoding polysaccharide lyase: MISIKKKSFWQKSIFMMGAAALMSAEAFAQYPEIPPALQAKTDSIMALEEARLDKVWDEIYPTIQQEATEGRPYMRWASYPKDFVKADIPAFPGAEGGGAFTPGGRGGKVFVVTSLADSGPGTLREACEAGGARTIVFNVAGIIQLEKPISLRAPYVTIAGQTAPGDGICVAGETFAVDTHDVIIRHMRFRRGATDVTRRDDALSGDPMGNVIIDHCSVSWGLDENISLYRNMFKANENSDREKLPAANITIQNTISSEGLDTYNHAFGSTIGGLNSTFIRNLWANNISRNPSVGMYGDFTFVNNVLFNWWNRSVDGGDYRSLFNIINNYYKPGPMTPEGKPISYRIIKPESGYLDPKTFGRAYVEGNFVEGNPQVTADNWDGGVQPGDLSPSEREEHFAYMRQSKPFEMAPLHIMAAKEAYGFVLENAGAILPKRDAVDQRIVKTVKTGKINAPEGMEMEIGAEFINRRLPIDSYKKGIIVHPDQVGGYPEYKGTPYQESDGDGIPDAWEEKYGLDPNDPSDANADLNGDGYTNLEKYLNGIDPTKTVDWTIWENNHDTLLEKAKNGGLLQ, encoded by the coding sequence ATGATATCGATAAAAAAGAAGTCTTTTTGGCAGAAGAGCATATTTATGATGGGCGCTGCTGCCCTAATGAGTGCAGAGGCCTTTGCCCAATATCCGGAAATCCCTCCGGCCTTGCAGGCCAAAACAGATTCTATCATGGCTTTGGAAGAGGCGAGATTGGACAAGGTATGGGATGAAATTTATCCGACCATCCAGCAGGAAGCCACAGAAGGTAGGCCTTATATGCGCTGGGCTTCTTATCCCAAAGATTTTGTCAAGGCCGATATTCCTGCGTTTCCAGGGGCAGAAGGTGGTGGAGCTTTCACGCCGGGAGGACGAGGAGGAAAAGTCTTTGTCGTGACGAGTTTGGCCGATAGCGGCCCCGGCACCCTACGGGAAGCTTGCGAAGCAGGCGGTGCCAGGACCATCGTCTTCAATGTGGCCGGCATTATCCAATTGGAAAAGCCCATCAGCCTACGGGCACCTTATGTCACCATTGCAGGTCAGACTGCCCCGGGAGATGGGATTTGTGTGGCAGGTGAAACCTTTGCTGTGGATACGCACGACGTGATCATCCGGCACATGCGATTCCGAAGAGGCGCTACGGATGTCACGCGCAGGGACGACGCCCTGAGCGGTGATCCTATGGGTAATGTCATCATCGACCATTGCTCGGTGAGCTGGGGATTGGACGAAAATATCTCCCTGTACCGTAACATGTTCAAGGCAAATGAAAATTCCGATCGTGAAAAGTTGCCAGCTGCCAATATTACCATTCAGAATACCATTTCGTCCGAAGGATTGGATACCTATAACCACGCTTTTGGCAGCACCATTGGCGGGCTGAACAGCACTTTTATCAGAAACCTCTGGGCCAATAACATCTCCCGAAACCCTTCCGTGGGCATGTACGGAGACTTTACCTTCGTCAATAATGTACTGTTCAACTGGTGGAACCGGTCCGTGGATGGCGGCGATTACCGTTCCCTGTTCAATATCATCAACAATTATTACAAACCGGGGCCGATGACACCTGAAGGCAAACCCATCAGCTACCGGATCATCAAACCGGAATCCGGTTACTTGGATCCCAAGACTTTTGGTAGAGCATATGTGGAGGGAAATTTCGTAGAAGGCAATCCACAGGTGACCGCAGACAACTGGGACGGTGGTGTGCAGCCCGGTGATCTCAGCCCTTCAGAGAGGGAAGAGCACTTTGCCTATATGCGCCAATCCAAGCCATTCGAAATGGCACCGCTCCACATCATGGCCGCCAAGGAAGCCTATGGCTTTGTGTTGGAAAATGCAGGAGCCATTTTGCCCAAAAGGGATGCGGTGGACCAGCGGATCGTCAAAACCGTGAAAACGGGTAAAATCAATGCGCCGGAAGGAATGGAAATGGAAATCGGTGCTGAATTTATCAATAGGAGACTACCCATAGATTCCTATAAAAAAGGCATCATTGTTCATCCCGACCAAGTTGGAGGTTATCCAGAATACAAGGGGACTCCTTATCAGGAATCCGATGGTGATGGTATCCCAGATGCTTGGGAGGAGAAATACGGCCTCGATCCCAATGATCCTTCTGACGCCAATGCCGACCTCAATGGTGATGGCTATACCAACCTCGAAAAATACCTGAACGGCATCGATCCTACCAAAACGGTAGATTGGACCATCTGGGAGAACAATCATGACACATTATTGGAAAAGGCCAAGAACGGTGGACTTTTACAATAG
- the ytxJ gene encoding bacillithiol system redox-active protein YtxJ has protein sequence MAWKAIDHLEQIQKIKAESKIQPVLIFKHSTSCSISGMAWNRLQRNWQEGDFEKVSPYVLDLLSYREISNAIAQEFAVDHESPQVILLKDGMAFYDTSHMGINYQDIIDKV, from the coding sequence ATGGCTTGGAAAGCAATTGATCACCTAGAGCAAATCCAAAAAATCAAAGCAGAAAGCAAAATCCAACCGGTACTGATCTTCAAGCACTCCACCAGTTGCAGCATCAGCGGCATGGCTTGGAATCGGCTACAGCGTAACTGGCAGGAAGGAGACTTCGAAAAAGTCAGTCCATACGTACTGGACCTGCTGAGCTATCGTGAGATTTCCAATGCCATCGCCCAGGAGTTTGCTGTGGACCATGAGTCCCCCCAAGTGATCCTTCTCAAAGACGGCATGGCTTTTTATGATACCAGCCACATGGGCATCAATTATCAGGACATTATTGACAAGGTGTAA
- a CDS encoding glycoside hydrolase family 28 protein, with translation MKRITKLLFVIGLFAFSQSLTAANSGWTNILDVGGNNEGQLCTEAIQSAIDKAAEKGGGTLYFPAGDYLSGAIHMKSNTTLHLDAGAVLRFSTNFDHYLPFVQMRWEGTVMNNFSPLIYAYEAENITITGRGKIDGQGKDWWMEMYRIHEADPETLQESKYQKMWTAANEGLETSPNYQKTMRLKFFRPPLIQPFRCKNVRIEGVTIVNSPFWTVNPAFCDNVTITGVTIENPPSPNTDGINPTSCRNVHISDSHISVGDDCITIKSGRDIDGRKWDTPTENVTITNCTMLSGHGGVVIGSEVSGSIRKVTISNCVFDGTDRGIRLKAARGRGGVVEEIRVDNVVMKDIQLEAIVMNLFYDKNTKEGPVTEETPTFRNIHISNVTGSEINVAGKILGIPEMPIDQISFSNVNMEAKEGISIHTATNVELHDVQITTGMGPSISVEDTEGVILDNIKSRRPHADRPVIEMTNVSNALVTNNFPMVSTPNFLKITGEKSMDIFIQNNEWHNVTEPVVKGDEVGEIN, from the coding sequence ATGAAAAGAATAACAAAATTACTGTTTGTAATAGGCCTTTTTGCCTTCAGTCAATCGTTGACTGCGGCGAATTCGGGCTGGACGAATATTTTGGATGTTGGTGGCAACAACGAAGGACAGCTTTGTACGGAAGCCATCCAAAGTGCCATTGACAAAGCCGCTGAGAAAGGAGGGGGTACACTTTATTTTCCTGCTGGCGATTACCTTAGCGGTGCCATTCACATGAAAAGCAATACCACCCTTCACTTGGATGCAGGAGCGGTGTTGCGGTTCTCTACCAATTTTGATCACTATTTGCCGTTTGTGCAGATGCGTTGGGAAGGAACGGTGATGAACAATTTCTCCCCATTGATCTATGCCTATGAGGCAGAAAACATCACCATTACTGGGCGCGGAAAAATAGACGGCCAAGGCAAGGACTGGTGGATGGAAATGTACCGTATCCATGAAGCAGATCCCGAAACCCTCCAAGAGAGTAAGTACCAAAAAATGTGGACAGCAGCCAATGAAGGGCTGGAGACTTCTCCCAATTACCAAAAAACCATGCGGCTGAAGTTTTTCAGGCCACCATTGATCCAACCTTTCCGCTGCAAAAATGTACGCATCGAGGGTGTGACCATTGTCAATTCCCCTTTTTGGACGGTAAATCCGGCTTTTTGTGACAATGTCACCATAACCGGGGTGACCATCGAAAACCCACCTTCACCCAATACAGACGGCATTAACCCCACTTCATGCCGAAATGTGCACATCTCTGACAGCCATATTAGTGTGGGTGATGACTGTATCACCATCAAATCCGGTCGGGACATTGATGGCCGCAAGTGGGATACTCCGACCGAAAATGTCACCATCACCAACTGCACCATGCTGAGTGGACATGGTGGTGTGGTCATCGGAAGTGAGGTTTCGGGAAGCATCCGTAAAGTAACGATCTCCAATTGTGTCTTTGATGGCACCGACAGGGGAATCCGGTTGAAAGCTGCCCGAGGCCGCGGTGGGGTGGTCGAAGAAATCCGGGTGGACAATGTGGTCATGAAAGACATCCAATTGGAAGCGATCGTGATGAACCTCTTTTATGATAAAAACACCAAAGAAGGCCCCGTAACGGAAGAGACACCCACTTTCCGCAATATCCATATTTCCAATGTCACGGGAAGTGAAATCAATGTGGCCGGAAAAATCCTTGGTATTCCTGAAATGCCCATCGACCAGATCAGCTTCTCCAATGTCAACATGGAAGCCAAAGAGGGAATTTCGATCCATACCGCTACCAATGTGGAACTGCATGATGTGCAAATCACCACAGGGATGGGACCATCTATAAGTGTGGAGGACACCGAAGGGGTCATCTTGGACAATATCAAAAGCCGCCGACCCCATGCCGATCGACCAGTAATCGAAATGACCAATGTCAGCAATGCATTGGTCACCAATAATTTTCCAATGGTCAGCACCCCGAATTTCCTGAAAATTACGGGTGAAAAGAGCATGGATATTTTCATTCAAAACAATGAGTGGCACAATGTGACAGAGCCGGTGGTAAAGGGCGATGAGGTAGGAGAGATAAATTAG
- a CDS encoding glycoside hydrolase family 140 protein, whose product MKRNITLGIAALVLGTLLSCQSNKTETQTAAKPAEGPKGLPFLKVSENDRYFVTTSGEPFFWLGDTGWLLFNKLKREEAVQYFEDRKEKGYNVIQVMVLHTLGAVNAYGDSALVNQNVATPLTHPGSDFSDSVAYDFWDHIDYLVREAEKKGIYMAMVPVWGSNVKDGAVTVEEASKYAKFLTLRYKDRPNVIWLNGGDTFGNEHTDVWNAIGETLDKNDKNHLITFHPRGRMQSSDWFADAPWMDFHMFQSGHRRYDQDDTERAYGEDNWKYVQADYKLERKMPTVDGEPSYEGIPEGLHDPEEGFWDADAVRRYAYWAVFSGAAGHTYGHSAVMQMHRPQDGEVGAYGNTKLWTDALNDPGAKQMHYLKDLILQFPYLERVPDQSLIANQGERHDHLAATRGENYALIYTYTGRPIQVNMEVVKGEKATASWFNPRNGEMTKIGEVDAKGVQEFKPDGKVQDGNDWVLVLNYK is encoded by the coding sequence ATGAAACGCAACATCACACTAGGCATAGCAGCCCTTGTGCTAGGCACGCTACTAAGCTGTCAAAGCAACAAAACCGAAACCCAGACGGCCGCAAAGCCGGCTGAAGGGCCGAAGGGCTTACCTTTTTTAAAAGTGTCAGAAAACGACCGCTATTTTGTAACGACGAGCGGAGAACCGTTTTTTTGGCTGGGCGATACCGGATGGCTGTTGTTTAACAAACTAAAGCGGGAAGAAGCTGTACAATATTTTGAGGACCGCAAAGAAAAAGGCTACAATGTCATTCAAGTGATGGTACTACATACCCTCGGTGCGGTCAATGCGTATGGAGACAGTGCCTTGGTCAACCAAAATGTGGCTACGCCACTGACCCATCCGGGAAGTGATTTCTCGGATTCCGTGGCCTATGATTTTTGGGATCACATAGATTATTTGGTGCGAGAGGCGGAGAAAAAAGGCATCTATATGGCCATGGTACCCGTTTGGGGCTCCAATGTCAAAGATGGCGCTGTGACCGTGGAGGAGGCAAGCAAATATGCCAAATTCCTGACCCTACGCTATAAAGATCGTCCCAATGTGATCTGGCTTAATGGTGGTGATACCTTTGGCAACGAACATACAGATGTTTGGAATGCCATTGGTGAGACCTTGGACAAGAATGACAAAAACCACTTGATTACTTTTCACCCGAGAGGGAGAATGCAGTCTTCAGACTGGTTTGCCGATGCGCCTTGGATGGACTTTCACATGTTCCAGTCAGGCCACCGCCGGTATGATCAAGATGATACTGAAAGGGCCTATGGCGAGGACAATTGGAAATATGTCCAAGCGGATTACAAACTGGAACGTAAGATGCCGACGGTGGATGGAGAGCCTTCCTACGAAGGGATTCCAGAGGGGCTCCATGATCCTGAAGAAGGGTTTTGGGATGCGGATGCGGTAAGAAGATATGCCTACTGGGCGGTTTTCTCGGGAGCAGCAGGCCACACTTACGGCCATAGTGCAGTGATGCAAATGCACCGTCCCCAAGATGGCGAAGTGGGTGCCTATGGCAATACCAAGCTCTGGACCGATGCCCTCAATGACCCAGGAGCCAAGCAGATGCACTACCTGAAAGACCTTATCCTCCAATTTCCCTACCTGGAACGCGTTCCAGATCAATCTTTGATCGCCAACCAAGGTGAACGCCACGATCACCTGGCCGCCACACGGGGAGAAAATTATGCCCTTATCTACACCTATACCGGCAGACCTATCCAAGTAAACATGGAAGTAGTCAAAGGTGAAAAAGCCACGGCAAGCTGGTTTAACCCAAGAAATGGTGAAATGACCAAAATTGGAGAAGTGGATGCCAAGGGCGTTCAGGAGTTTAAGCCGGACGGGAAAGTGCAGGATGGCAACGACTGGGTCTTGGTGTTAAATTACAAGTGA
- a CDS encoding glycoside hydrolase family 43 protein encodes MNRTVKNSLTNLAILLFGILALGCQSEKEYYIFTSFREPADEGLYLAYSEDGYHWESLGGPFLPPEAGKSKIMRDPSVVKGPDGTYHMVWTTDWKGGNGFGYASTKDFIEWSDQQFIPAMSHEPEVVNVWAPEIFYDDEEERYIIIWASTIPFRYEKGEEEERNNHRMYYTTTKDFEKFTPTKLFLEPGFSVIDAVIVKRKKDDYVLVLKDNTRPNRHIQVAFGESPLGPWKNYSEPFSDFLTEGPTVLKDGDKWLIYFDSYGAKTYQAVSTTDFKTFTNIDDQISLPEGHKHGTISTVSRAVLDKLKANAKTK; translated from the coding sequence ATGAATAGAACAGTAAAAAATAGCCTGACCAATTTAGCCATTTTACTTTTTGGTATCTTGGCACTCGGATGCCAATCAGAAAAGGAATATTACATTTTTACTTCTTTTCGAGAGCCAGCTGACGAGGGACTTTACTTGGCGTACAGCGAGGATGGCTATCACTGGGAAAGCCTAGGCGGCCCCTTCCTTCCTCCAGAAGCGGGCAAAAGCAAGATCATGCGCGATCCCTCTGTGGTAAAAGGGCCAGACGGGACTTATCACATGGTCTGGACCACCGACTGGAAGGGCGGCAATGGTTTCGGATATGCCAGCACCAAGGATTTTATAGAGTGGTCCGACCAGCAGTTTATCCCGGCCATGTCCCATGAACCCGAGGTGGTGAATGTTTGGGCACCGGAGATTTTTTACGATGATGAAGAAGAACGCTACATCATCATTTGGGCTTCCACCATTCCTTTCCGGTATGAAAAAGGAGAGGAAGAAGAGCGTAATAATCACCGGATGTATTATACCACCACTAAGGATTTTGAGAAATTTACACCGACCAAGCTATTTTTGGAACCCGGATTTAGTGTGATTGATGCGGTGATCGTAAAGCGCAAAAAAGACGATTACGTGCTGGTATTGAAAGACAATACCCGGCCAAACAGACATATCCAAGTGGCTTTTGGCGAATCTCCATTAGGTCCCTGGAAAAATTATTCGGAGCCGTTTTCGGATTTCCTTACCGAGGGGCCCACCGTCCTGAAAGATGGAGACAAATGGTTGATTTATTTTGATAGCTATGGTGCCAAAACCTACCAAGCGGTCAGCACTACAGATTTCAAAACCTTTACCAATATCGATGACCAAATCAGCTTACCCGAGGGCCATAAACACGGTACTATCAGCACGGTTTCAAGGGCTGTGCTGGACAAGCTAAAAGCCAACGCGAAAACAAAATGA
- a CDS encoding DUF3826 domain-containing protein yields MKTNITSFLFAAMMIMAMSSAVQAQDFDPEYVKVTNERARKIVDNMDITDAGKADRVTDYIAKQYRNLSLIHDERDTQIDAAKEMYEGKKQEKKIKKAEKKANKAMGKLHKKYLGQLSSELTDKQVEQVKDGMTYNVAPNTFKVYQEMIPDLNEAQQDKIWDWLVEAREHAMDAGSSHAKHAWFGKYKGKINNYLSDLGYDLKQAEKEMFERKKAASNQ; encoded by the coding sequence ATGAAAACGAACATAACATCATTTCTTTTTGCCGCCATGATGATCATGGCAATGTCATCGGCAGTACAGGCCCAGGACTTTGATCCTGAATACGTAAAAGTAACCAATGAAAGGGCCCGTAAGATCGTGGACAATATGGATATTACCGATGCCGGAAAAGCCGATAGGGTGACCGATTATATTGCGAAGCAGTACCGAAATCTCAGCCTGATCCATGATGAGCGCGACACGCAGATCGATGCGGCCAAGGAAATGTATGAAGGCAAGAAGCAGGAAAAGAAAATCAAAAAAGCCGAAAAGAAGGCCAATAAGGCCATGGGCAAATTGCACAAAAAATACTTGGGGCAGCTTTCCTCTGAACTGACCGATAAGCAGGTGGAACAGGTAAAGGATGGCATGACCTATAATGTGGCTCCCAACACGTTCAAGGTCTATCAGGAGATGATCCCCGACCTTAACGAAGCACAGCAGGACAAAATCTGGGATTGGCTGGTGGAGGCCCGGGAGCATGCCATGGACGCAGGATCTTCCCACGCCAAGCATGCTTGGTTTGGAAAGTACAAAGGTAAAATCAACAATTACCTGTCTGACTTAGGCTATGATTTGAAACAAGCCGAAAAGGAGATGTTTGAGCGCAAAAAAGCAGCCAGCAATCAATAG